In bacterium, one DNA window encodes the following:
- a CDS encoding PEP/pyruvate-binding domain-containing protein, producing MMYLLNSKDRSGITAAAVGRKAYNLFLLHEHFLVPEFVVMPIMAYDEYQAGQMIPRQLQDELRDLLTEWLRDGPLAIRSSATSEDLPGLSFAGLYTTVLNVQTADQGLSAVEKVWASLNAERVASYCKKMHAEIGKMAVIVQRQLDPDISGVLVTQSPFNVNEILIECCEGLGEKLVSGAITPQRFRIKANNIIEQPDKPMLTKKELAELTDAGKRIEKLFRAPQDIEWAFEKNKLYILQSRPVFVYSSIPRRHCTVWCNVNVRETIPDPVSPLMWSLFEKHLFPMIILDSFKFPVSRERFKEYSPVDNISGRLYWNMNNAIAYGRPVGPLIDTMGMEKNLDPQMATALKAIDVKKLPELLPPFQATMYGLRSLRHLTFLIVMSLISPGSIKRKFGHELNNEFIDRVKKIRLADDLADGLKVVESNIAFPDFASRYFTGIFLSIFYLILLQKLLGLRMGTAGEALARRAITGLIDKTGEMTIAVEELAATAAVRRTETGIKTLKDLYERDTEFKKAFDAFIKSFGHRGPAEFDIASKTYREDPGIVFAMIENPRKARNRKQEKKHIIDDMLKSLKPVERRVLRFFLPRMEMYIPMRENGKHYYFLQQEKLKEQLLMMSRALIAKGALVQERDIFFLSLDDMSDIVKNKLSPAQILELVESRKKEWEQFRVAPVPDIIYGSGERVTAEVKQTGTLHGEPLSFGVVRAKICIIGDIKEGGKLKSGEIMVTNHSDPGWTPLFTVASGVIVEVGGLICHAAMVARELGIPAVVLKGATEIIKDGQEIELDANTGRVTILSKS from the coding sequence ATGATGTACCTGTTAAACAGTAAAGACCGATCCGGGATCACTGCCGCCGCGGTCGGCCGGAAAGCTTACAACCTCTTTTTACTGCATGAACATTTCCTGGTCCCCGAATTTGTGGTCATGCCAATTATGGCTTATGATGAATATCAAGCAGGGCAAATGATACCCCGGCAGCTCCAGGATGAACTGCGGGATCTTTTAACAGAATGGTTAAGGGATGGACCCCTGGCAATACGTTCCTCGGCCACGTCTGAGGACCTGCCTGGTCTTTCATTCGCCGGACTGTATACCACTGTCCTCAATGTCCAGACCGCAGATCAGGGACTATCAGCGGTCGAAAAGGTCTGGGCTTCGCTCAATGCCGAGCGGGTCGCCAGTTACTGTAAGAAAATGCACGCGGAGATCGGAAAGATGGCGGTCATTGTCCAGCGCCAGCTGGATCCCGATATCAGCGGTGTGCTGGTGACGCAGAGCCCGTTCAATGTCAACGAGATCCTGATCGAATGCTGTGAGGGTCTCGGCGAAAAACTCGTTTCCGGCGCGATCACGCCTCAACGTTTCCGGATAAAGGCGAACAACATCATTGAACAACCAGATAAACCGATGCTTACCAAAAAGGAACTCGCCGAACTGACCGATGCCGGAAAAAGAATAGAAAAACTTTTCCGCGCGCCACAGGACATAGAGTGGGCGTTTGAAAAAAACAAGTTGTATATTTTACAGTCAAGACCGGTATTCGTATATTCCTCGATCCCGCGCCGGCATTGCACGGTCTGGTGCAACGTGAACGTGCGCGAGACCATCCCTGATCCCGTCTCGCCGCTCATGTGGTCGCTGTTCGAAAAGCATCTCTTCCCCATGATCATCCTTGACTCCTTCAAATTCCCGGTCAGCCGGGAACGGTTCAAGGAATACTCACCGGTGGATAATATTTCCGGCCGGCTTTACTGGAACATGAACAACGCGATCGCCTACGGAAGACCGGTCGGTCCCCTGATAGACACGATGGGGATGGAAAAGAACCTGGACCCGCAGATGGCCACGGCATTAAAGGCCATCGACGTCAAGAAGCTGCCGGAACTGCTCCCCCCTTTCCAGGCCACGATGTACGGGCTGCGATCCCTGCGGCATTTGACCTTCCTGATCGTCATGAGCCTGATTTCACCGGGATCGATAAAAAGGAAATTCGGACATGAGCTTAACAATGAATTCATTGACCGCGTGAAAAAGATCCGGCTTGCCGACGATCTCGCCGATGGTCTGAAAGTGGTCGAGAGCAACATCGCGTTCCCGGATTTCGCCAGCCGGTATTTCACCGGCATATTCCTTAGCATTTTTTACCTGATCTTACTCCAGAAACTGCTCGGCCTGAGAATGGGAACGGCGGGTGAAGCGCTGGCGCGCAGGGCGATCACCGGTCTGATCGATAAAACCGGGGAGATGACCATCGCCGTCGAGGAACTGGCCGCGACCGCGGCAGTAAGAAGGACTGAAACGGGGATTAAAACGCTAAAAGACCTGTATGAGCGCGACACGGAATTCAAAAAAGCGTTCGACGCCTTTATCAAGAGTTTCGGCCACCGCGGTCCGGCCGAATTCGACATCGCGAGCAAGACCTATCGCGAGGATCCTGGCATTGTTTTCGCCATGATTGAAAATCCCCGCAAGGCCAGGAACAGAAAGCAGGAGAAAAAGCACATCATTGATGATATGCTGAAATCCCTGAAACCGGTCGAACGGAGGGTCCTGCGCTTCTTCCTGCCACGCATGGAAATGTATATACCGATGCGGGAGAACGGCAAGCATTACTATTTTCTACAACAGGAAAAGCTCAAGGAACAGCTGCTAATGATGAGCCGCGCGCTCATTGCAAAAGGCGCGCTCGTTCAGGAGCGCGATATTTTCTTTTTATCCCTGGATGATATGTCGGACATTGTCAAGAACAAGCTGTCCCCTGCGCAGATCCTGGAGCTCGTCGAATCCAGGAAAAAAGAATGGGAACAATTCAGGGTCGCGCCGGTGCCCGACATAATATACGGCAGCGGCGAGCGCGTGACGGCTGAAGTAAAACAGACAGGCACGCTCCACGGAGAACCGTTAAGCTTTGGCGTCGTCAGGGCAAAGATATGCATCATCGGCGACATAAAAGAAGGCGGCAAACTTAAAAGCGGTGAGATCATGGTAACCAATCACTCAGATCCTGGCTGGACGCCTCTGTTCACGGTCGCGTCCGGCGTGATCGTCGAGGTCGGAGGTTTGATCTGCCATGCGGCAATGGTGGCGCGGGAACTCGGCATACCCGCAGTCGTGCTCAAAGGCGCGACCGAGATCATCAAGGACGGTCAGGAAATAGAGCTGGACGCAAACACGGGAAGAGTGACGATACTAAGCAAATCCTAA
- a CDS encoding UPF0758 domain-containing protein, with amino-acid sequence MKYWQHPGGKLRDKGADTLTDAELLAILISSGIKGKPAEKIAQEILNRFGSFKGMANQPLSKLLEIKGLGDVKTIRIAAAFEIAKRIVGQVIKENEK; translated from the coding sequence ATGAAATATTGGCAGCATCCGGGCGGGAAATTACGCGACAAAGGAGCGGACACGCTTACCGATGCAGAGCTTTTAGCCATTCTTATATCTTCTGGCATAAAGGGTAAACCAGCGGAAAAAATAGCTCAAGAAATTCTTAATCGCTTCGGTTCTTTCAAGGGTATGGCTAATCAGCCATTGAGCAAATTACTTGAGATTAAAGGTCTGGGTGATGTAAAAACTATTAGAATCGCGGCAGCCTTTGAAATCGCCAAAAGAATAGTAGGGCAGGTAATAAAAGAGAATGAAAAGTAA
- a CDS encoding N-6 DNA methylase produces MKSKIKGKTARIPSPFDTTIHKTEPTAVAVLMHWMREIIEKENIDLGPPDVETTGADRKKPDAVIYESRRSQNVLCVIEAKAPYYDVFDEKELKKPAWEKANQRKARYFATTNFKKLIWFDTRKTNELASEEQQIVNKYNLSEIENLDEIEQANFSEPIKRGLKSFLIELYEVHNKKKTIPKQAIDEFLVLRLQEKIRVLAKYYKRIIDDKCHKDTSFKQTLKKWFIEQGWNFTMLDSDFEKAARQTAYLLINKILFYDLLQAKRPGDLDPLDIPDSLTKGELLQTTLQGYFKQVLKIDYETIYTTDFIDTQAFPDQKEVVKEIRELINVLKRYDFSKIRYEIIGRIFEQLIPPDERHNLGQYFTNPDIVDLILRFCHHHEDDKVLDPACGAGTFLVRAYQHKVLMNQRKEHQDLLDTLWGVDIAKFPAHLSTINLAINKLEAGKNYPNIIKDDFFALLMVHDGFEAPETWRKTRAVTLGIEEREITYPRWFDLVIGNPPYTRQEEIPDIGVDKQRLIDSALKDPSGRKIAEIGRRAGIHSYFFVHGTKFLKDGGHFGFIVSDSWLDADYGKGLQEFFLGNHKIIAIIASKIERWFAAADINTCIVILQKCKDKKARDENIVRFVYLKTPLRSFIPPAQDMWEKQVTRRDEVDKLKKTILGHSDFYENDELRIYPKKQNELWEEGYDRETRDYIGSKWGKYLRAPAIFFRILEKGKGKLVPLKEIADVRFGIKTGANKFFYLTEEEIKNKKIEKEFWMHKDKKGKWVPDKVFVKANELRKPIVEPSLLRYNVLFINKHKEKLNGTNILRYINKGQQAGYNQRPTCATREPGRPWFDLGENIDDIIAFPERIRMRHIVFYNPERIALNKNLYGVEPRTKSASILIALVLNSTLTAFYSELFARQPGGGGGPLDIDVYVAAATNIPSLDCLKKFKNKIRRIKILDRPIDNIIAEIGASSPEKASLDKIKPDRRELDKIIMGNILGLTDEEQLEVYKAVIDLVKSRIEKAKSVEKQDKAKDGVNINALKKIIVEQIEKE; encoded by the coding sequence ATGAAAAGTAAAATAAAAGGAAAAACAGCAAGAATACCAAGTCCGTTTGACACAACCATTCATAAAACAGAGCCGACGGCTGTGGCGGTTCTGATGCATTGGATGCGAGAGATCATCGAAAAAGAAAATATTGACCTGGGGCCACCGGACGTGGAAACTACTGGAGCGGATAGGAAAAAACCGGATGCGGTCATCTATGAATCAAGGCGCAGTCAGAATGTTCTGTGCGTGATTGAGGCAAAGGCACCTTATTATGACGTCTTTGATGAAAAAGAACTGAAAAAACCTGCGTGGGAAAAAGCAAATCAGAGAAAAGCCAGATATTTTGCCACGACTAATTTCAAGAAACTCATTTGGTTTGATACTAGAAAAACAAATGAACTTGCATCTGAAGAACAGCAAATTGTCAATAAATATAATCTATCAGAAATCGAGAACCTCGATGAGATCGAACAAGCGAATTTCAGCGAACCCATTAAAAGAGGATTGAAAAGCTTTCTTATTGAGCTCTATGAGGTTCATAATAAGAAAAAAACAATACCAAAGCAGGCTATAGACGAGTTTTTAGTACTAAGACTTCAGGAAAAAATAAGAGTTCTTGCTAAGTATTATAAACGAATAATTGATGACAAATGCCATAAAGACACGTCGTTTAAGCAAACGCTTAAAAAATGGTTTATCGAACAAGGTTGGAATTTTACTATGCTTGATTCGGATTTCGAAAAAGCTGCAAGGCAGACCGCTTATCTGTTAATCAACAAAATTTTATTCTATGATCTTCTTCAGGCCAAACGACCAGGCGACCTTGACCCGCTTGATATTCCGGATAGCCTAACTAAAGGCGAATTGCTGCAGACTACGCTGCAGGGCTATTTTAAGCAAGTTTTAAAAATTGATTATGAAACCATCTATACCACTGACTTTATTGACACTCAAGCTTTCCCCGACCAAAAGGAAGTTGTAAAAGAAATCAGGGAATTGATTAATGTTCTAAAAAGATACGACTTTTCAAAAATAAGATATGAAATTATTGGCAGAATTTTTGAACAGCTTATTCCACCGGATGAAAGACACAACCTTGGTCAGTATTTCACAAATCCTGATATCGTCGATCTTATTTTGCGGTTTTGTCACCATCATGAGGATGATAAAGTCCTTGACCCGGCGTGCGGAGCCGGGACATTCCTTGTCCGTGCCTATCAGCATAAAGTACTAATGAACCAACGAAAGGAACATCAGGACTTACTCGATACGCTCTGGGGAGTTGACATCGCTAAATTCCCGGCCCATCTCTCCACGATCAACCTTGCAATTAATAAATTAGAGGCAGGCAAAAACTACCCTAATATTATCAAAGATGACTTCTTTGCACTGCTCATGGTGCATGATGGTTTTGAAGCGCCTGAAACCTGGCGAAAAACAAGGGCAGTCACTCTTGGTATTGAAGAAAGAGAGATCACCTATCCACGCTGGTTCGATTTGGTAATCGGCAATCCTCCTTATACACGACAGGAAGAGATACCTGATATCGGCGTTGACAAACAAAGACTCATAGATAGCGCCTTAAAAGATCCATCGGGACGCAAAATAGCGGAAATCGGCAGGCGTGCGGGTATCCATTCATACTTCTTCGTTCACGGGACCAAATTTTTGAAAGATGGCGGGCATTTCGGTTTTATCGTATCAGATTCCTGGCTTGATGCAGATTATGGTAAAGGTTTGCAGGAGTTTTTTCTTGGCAATCATAAAATCATAGCCATCATTGCGTCCAAAATAGAGAGGTGGTTTGCAGCAGCGGACATCAACACATGCATCGTGATACTGCAGAAATGCAAAGACAAGAAAGCGCGTGATGAGAATATCGTTCGCTTTGTTTATCTCAAAACGCCATTACGTAGTTTTATTCCACCGGCACAGGATATGTGGGAAAAACAGGTTACGCGTCGGGATGAGGTTGATAAACTGAAAAAAACTATACTAGGACACAGCGATTTCTATGAAAATGACGAATTAAGAATCTATCCCAAAAAACAGAATGAATTATGGGAAGAAGGATATGATCGCGAAACAAGAGACTATATCGGCTCAAAATGGGGAAAATATCTGAGGGCACCAGCGATATTCTTTAGGATATTAGAAAAAGGAAAAGGCAAACTTGTGCCATTGAAAGAAATTGCTGATGTGCGATTTGGTATTAAAACTGGTGCGAATAAATTTTTCTATTTAACCGAAGAAGAGATAAAAAACAAAAAAATTGAGAAAGAATTCTGGATGCATAAAGATAAAAAAGGCAAATGGGTACCGGATAAAGTTTTTGTGAAGGCAAATGAATTACGCAAGCCTATAGTCGAGCCTAGTTTACTCAGATATAATGTTCTCTTTATAAACAAACATAAGGAAAAACTTAATGGAACAAACATCTTACGGTATATAAATAAGGGCCAGCAAGCAGGTTATAATCAGCGACCAACTTGTGCAACCCGTGAGCCAGGCAGACCATGGTTTGATCTTGGCGAAAACATAGACGATATTATTGCTTTTCCTGAACGTATAAGAATGCGTCATATAGTTTTTTATAATCCTGAAAGAATTGCGCTAAATAAGAATTTATACGGTGTTGAGCCCCGCACCAAAAGTGCTTCAATTTTAATTGCATTAGTATTGAATTCTACGCTAACCGCTTTTTATAGCGAGCTATTTGCCCGACAACCTGGTGGTGGAGGAGGACCATTAGACATAGATGTATATGTGGCTGCTGCAACTAATATACCATCATTGGATTGTTTGAAAAAATTCAAGAATAAAATTAGGCGAATTAAGATTTTAGACAGACCAATAGATAATATCATCGCTGAAATCGGAGCATCATCGCCCGAGAAAGCATCCCTTGATAAAATAAAACCTGACCGCAGGGAATTGGATAAGATCATCATGGGCAATATTCTTGGATTAACCGATGAAGAACAGCTTGAGGTTTATAAAGCAGTCATTGATTTGGTTAAGTCAAGAATTGAAAAAGCAAAAAGTGTTGAGAAGCAGGACAAAGCAAAGGACGGGGTGAATATAAATGCATTGAAAAAAATTATTGTGGAGCAAATCGAAAAGGAGTGA
- a CDS encoding T9SS type A sorting domain-containing protein: MGVRVTPNCDSINSITISAATGIQFLADVAFGGGIYMVIWSDARAGSGYQIYAARVTPAGSVLDPSGIQIGPATASYQYFPSIVYDGTRFFSVWGYYLSPYAVTGRFINTNGTPYGDTIQLAAASTYVYGTRLAYSGSNYLVSWMEYGGANLLKGLIVSTSGTPIGSPFTIADTVMYMSSGLRWDGGKYLVTYCRASGGYYQVFGRYYDVAGSPVGAPFNISNTPYNCYYADFVPGNGRFLNLWSEYRSTYDIYGNVDFLIDVEEGADNGRQTDLKLRTSIVQNSIEIIGAGDRQIRIYDRTGRLLGSTNNGCFNCTGLESGVYFVKASTGEQFKVIKVK, from the coding sequence GTGGGGGTGCGTGTCACTCCCAACTGCGACAGCATTAATTCGATCACCATATCCGCCGCGACCGGTATTCAATTCCTGGCCGACGTGGCATTCGGCGGCGGCATCTACATGGTCATCTGGAGCGACGCCCGCGCTGGCAGCGGTTACCAGATCTACGCAGCCCGGGTCACGCCGGCTGGCTCAGTGCTTGATCCAAGCGGCATCCAGATCGGACCCGCGACCGCTTCATACCAGTATTTTCCGTCCATTGTCTATGACGGAACAAGGTTTTTCTCCGTCTGGGGATATTATTTATCACCGTACGCAGTAACCGGCAGGTTTATTAATACCAATGGTACGCCTTACGGCGACACGATCCAGCTGGCGGCGGCGTCAACCTATGTCTATGGGACGCGCCTTGCTTATAGCGGTTCAAATTACCTCGTGTCCTGGATGGAATACGGCGGCGCCAATCTGCTTAAAGGGTTGATCGTATCGACCAGCGGCACGCCGATCGGCAGCCCGTTCACGATCGCCGATACGGTTATGTACATGTCGTCGGGATTGCGCTGGGACGGAGGCAAATACCTCGTCACATACTGCCGTGCAAGCGGCGGCTATTACCAGGTTTTTGGCCGATATTATGACGTTGCGGGTTCGCCCGTGGGTGCTCCGTTCAATATTTCCAACACGCCCTACAACTGCTACTATGCCGATTTTGTTCCGGGTAACGGACGTTTCCTGAACCTCTGGTCAGAATATCGATCAACCTACGATATTTATGGAAACGTGGACTTTCTGATCGATGTTGAGGAAGGCGCGGATAATGGCAGGCAGACCGACCTTAAACTCAGGACCAGCATCGTGCAGAATTCGATCGAAATTATCGGCGCTGGTGACCGGCAGATCAGGATCTATGACCGCACCGGCCGTCTGTTAGGCTCGACGAACAACGGATGCTTTAACTGTACAGGGCTTGAAAGTGGGGTTTATTTTGTCAAAGCGTCTACCGGAGAACAGTTCAAGGTCATAAAGGTCAAATAA
- a CDS encoding flavodoxin family protein produces MSKQFKILIGYYSRSGNTKKMANLIAKGVKKEGAETVVKDVRRVKPSELLKYHGIIIGSPTYYGMMSAEVKKFFDDSVKVHGRLTGKVGGAFTSSGGIACGAETTILSILKAFQIHGMIVQGDASDCHYGPAALGAPDKKAAVICEIYGHKIARLTKKIFG; encoded by the coding sequence ATGTCTAAACAGTTCAAAATACTGATCGGGTATTATTCGAGAAGCGGGAATACCAAAAAGATGGCGAACCTGATCGCGAAGGGCGTGAAAAAGGAAGGCGCGGAAACAGTGGTCAAGGATGTTCGCAGGGTCAAGCCATCTGAATTACTGAAATACCACGGCATCATCATCGGTTCGCCGACGTATTACGGAATGATGTCTGCCGAAGTGAAGAAATTTTTCGATGACAGCGTCAAGGTTCACGGAAGACTGACCGGCAAGGTCGGCGGCGCGTTCACGTCCAGCGGCGGGATCGCCTGCGGTGCCGAGACGACTATCCTGTCGATACTCAAGGCGTTCCAGATCCACGGCATGATCGTCCAGGGTGATGCCAGCGACTGTCACTACGGACCGGCGGCGCTGGGAGCGCCGGATAAAAAGGCGGCGGTGATCTGCGAGATCTATGGTCACAAGATCGCGAGGCTGACTAAAAAAATATTTGGATAA
- a CDS encoding undecaprenyl-diphosphate phosphatase, with translation MIKVILLGIVQGLTEFLPVSSSGHLAILEHYFKIEEPVVMAAFLHLGTFLATVIYFRKPLAELIAGVFRRDRDSLRYLLFIVIANIPIGLFALFFRSTIESTFSDLKIIAVFLGLSGACVLFTSLVSKGTKRVGFIQAIVIGVGQMFAVFPGLSRSGLTISSAMFSGVEPVQAFKFSFIMSLPAILGANLLELKGTSGFGHPVEMFAGLLVSLVVGLVALRLLSGLVKKHFYIFGFYCLLISALMLLLL, from the coding sequence ATGATCAAGGTTATCCTGCTGGGTATTGTTCAGGGATTGACCGAGTTCCTGCCGGTCTCGAGCTCCGGGCACCTGGCAATACTGGAGCATTATTTCAAGATCGAAGAACCGGTCGTAATGGCGGCATTTCTGCATCTCGGGACGTTCCTGGCGACCGTTATCTATTTCCGTAAACCGCTCGCAGAACTGATCGCCGGCGTGTTCAGGCGCGACCGGGATAGTCTGCGGTATCTGCTGTTCATTGTCATCGCCAATATTCCAATAGGGTTGTTCGCGCTTTTTTTCCGTTCAACAATAGAGTCCACTTTTTCGGATCTGAAGATCATCGCGGTATTTTTGGGCCTGAGCGGCGCCTGCGTCCTATTCACGTCGCTCGTGTCAAAAGGTACGAAGCGTGTCGGATTTATCCAGGCGATAGTGATCGGGGTTGGACAAATGTTTGCGGTTTTTCCGGGACTATCGCGTTCGGGTCTGACCATATCATCGGCGATGTTCTCCGGTGTCGAACCGGTCCAGGCATTCAAGTTTTCTTTCATCATGTCATTGCCGGCGATCCTAGGCGCAAATCTCCTTGAACTCAAAGGCACTAGCGGTTTCGGCCATCCGGTTGAAATGTTCGCGGGGCTTCTGGTAAGTCTGGTAGTGGGTCTGGTCGCGCTGCGTTTGTTGAGCGGGTTAGTAAAAAAACATTTTTATATTTTTGGATTTTATTGCCTATTGATTAGTGCTTTAATGCTGCTACTGCTGTGA
- a CDS encoding geranylgeranylglycerol-phosphate geranylgeranyltransferase has product MGYIRLVRPVNCAITFVSVLVGAWVGQSISWNWALVSAAGVAFFVCAFGNIVNDLMDIGIDRINNPNRPLVSGRARKNIALIIVNVIGVAALIAAFFLGWKVFIMVGATIAGLILYAMFLKKTVIGNFLVAVLAGLSFALGGLISANWYCVIPFIFALLIHVPREIIKDALDIEGDRTAGATSLPMAMGQEKALMLGALCLILLCIAVPVPFFLKILNIAYLILVVVGSYPVLIVVIVRLIKAPEHKELVFMSALLKVAMGVGLLGFMLG; this is encoded by the coding sequence GTGGGTTATATACGGCTCGTGCGACCGGTGAACTGCGCGATAACGTTCGTGTCGGTCCTGGTCGGCGCGTGGGTGGGACAGAGCATATCATGGAACTGGGCGCTGGTGAGCGCGGCCGGCGTCGCTTTTTTCGTCTGCGCATTCGGCAACATCGTCAATGACCTCATGGATATCGGGATCGACCGTATCAACAACCCCAATCGGCCGCTGGTATCGGGAAGAGCGCGCAAAAATATCGCGCTTATCATCGTCAATGTCATCGGCGTTGCCGCTTTGATCGCGGCTTTTTTTCTAGGTTGGAAAGTATTTATTATGGTCGGGGCCACGATCGCAGGTTTGATCCTCTACGCGATGTTTTTAAAGAAAACCGTGATCGGAAATTTTTTAGTGGCGGTCCTGGCGGGCTTGAGCTTCGCGCTCGGCGGCCTGATATCTGCTAATTGGTACTGCGTGATCCCATTTATTTTCGCCCTGCTCATTCACGTACCGCGCGAGATAATAAAGGATGCTCTTGATATCGAGGGCGACCGTACCGCTGGCGCAACCTCGCTACCTATGGCAATGGGTCAGGAAAAAGCACTCATGCTGGGGGCTCTGTGTTTGATCCTGCTGTGCATAGCGGTCCCGGTGCCGTTTTTTCTCAAAATATTGAATATCGCGTATCTGATACTGGTCGTGGTCGGTTCATACCCTGTCCTTATCGTCGTTATTGTCAGGCTCATTAAGGCACCGGAACATAAAGAGCTCGTGTTCATGAGCGCGCTACTGAAGGTCGCCATGGGTGTCGGGCTGCTGGGGTTCATGCTGGGATGA
- the ruvX gene encoding Holliday junction resolvase RuvX, whose protein sequence is MKIMAIDYGTSSVGVALTDPLAVIAQPYLTIKYSSKRSLIDRLKSIIKENEVRLVLIGNPISHQGTATALSEEIAAFAGKLARSTGIEVKLWDERLTSKYADARLRELGMTRRQRAKKIDQVAAAIILEEYLQSCPSTA, encoded by the coding sequence ATGAAGATCATGGCTATCGATTACGGCACATCCAGCGTGGGCGTCGCGCTTACCGATCCCCTGGCGGTGATCGCCCAGCCGTATCTGACCATCAAATATTCTTCGAAGAGATCTCTCATCGACCGACTTAAGTCGATCATCAAAGAAAACGAAGTCCGGCTCGTCCTCATCGGTAATCCCATATCGCACCAGGGCACCGCCACCGCGCTCTCGGAAGAGATCGCGGCTTTTGCCGGTAAGCTCGCCAGGTCAACGGGTATCGAGGTAAAGCTCTGGGACGAGCGTCTCACATCTAAGTATGCTGATGCACGGCTGCGTGAACTCGGCATGACGCGCCGGCAGCGAGCCAAAAAGATCGACCAGGTCGCCGCCGCGATCATCCTGGAGGAATACCTGCAATCCTGTCCAAGCACAGCATAA
- the mltG gene encoding endolytic transglycosylase MltG → MRKGFVIAIVVFALFIVWIQPFDLGKQEVTISKGATAHEIMSVLASKHIIRSRNEILLWLRLLNQEKTLKFGTYELARYKNPLYYIRELSFSAEKEIVVTIPEGLTIDETAAILESRALIDRDIFTKLCADRKFIKEKGYDAATLEGYLFPDTYFFSESQNETTICRIMLRNFTNHMRELKLNASDSLREILIIASLVEKEARFDDERPLIAGVFVNRLKIRRPLESCATVIYALKASGNPRFANYTALLEKDLKFESPYNTYLHPGMPPGPICSPGVSSIQAARQPASTDYLYFVLMDNGRHYFSRSYKEHLAAKDKYRAQD, encoded by the coding sequence ATGAGAAAAGGCTTTGTCATTGCGATCGTCGTCTTTGCCCTCTTTATTGTATGGATCCAGCCGTTCGACCTGGGCAAGCAGGAAGTCACGATCTCGAAGGGCGCGACCGCGCATGAGATCATGAGCGTCCTTGCGTCAAAACATATCATCCGCAGCCGGAACGAAATACTGCTATGGCTTAGGCTTCTGAACCAGGAAAAAACATTGAAGTTCGGCACCTACGAACTGGCGCGATACAAAAACCCGCTGTATTATATCCGTGAACTTTCGTTCAGCGCGGAAAAGGAGATCGTCGTCACGATCCCCGAGGGTCTCACGATCGACGAAACCGCTGCGATCCTTGAGTCAAGGGCTTTGATCGACCGAGATATTTTCACAAAGCTGTGCGCTGACCGGAAGTTCATAAAAGAAAAGGGTTATGATGCTGCCACGCTGGAAGGTTACCTGTTCCCCGACACTTATTTTTTCAGCGAATCACAGAATGAAACCACTATCTGCCGGATAATGTTAAGGAATTTCACAAACCACATGCGCGAATTGAAACTGAATGCCTCGGATTCGCTCCGGGAGATCCTGATCATCGCGTCGCTGGTCGAAAAAGAGGCCCGATTCGATGATGAACGGCCGCTGATCGCCGGCGTCTTTGTCAACCGCCTGAAGATCCGCCGTCCCCTGGAATCGTGCGCCACCGTGATCTACGCCCTCAAAGCAAGCGGGAACCCGCGCTTTGCCAACTACACGGCGCTGCTGGAAAAGGATCTGAAATTCGAATCCCCTTACAATACCTACCTGCACCCGGGCATGCCGCCCGGACCGATCTGCTCGCCCGGAGTCAGCTCGATCCAGGCCGCGCGGCAGCCGGCTTCAACCGATTACCTGTATTTCGTTCTAATGGACAACGGCCGTCATTATTTTTCCCGTTCTTATAAAGAACACCTGGCAGCCAAGGACAAGTACCGTGCTCAGGACTGA